From Rubrivirga sp. SAORIC476, a single genomic window includes:
- a CDS encoding VCBS repeat-containing protein: MRLTAFSLLALLGLGGCSGEADRTLFSSLDAAGAGLDFENRLEESQEVNVFTFRHFFNGAGVGVGDVDGDGRPDVFLTANQGPNRLFLNRTESGGPIQFEDVTEAAGVAGTRAWSTGVSVADVDGDGRLDLYVANAGAVDGGESANELYRNLGPGADGVPRFEEVAEAWGVADEGVSIHGAFFDYDSDGDLDLYVLNNSFEASSSFRMGLRDARDLRDERGGDRLYRNDAAPGEAPRFADVSAEAGIYGPEIALGLGVMLGDVDDDGDLDVYISNDFFERDYFYLNRGDGTFEEVLEGAMPVTSLSSMGADMADLTGDGRPEVFTVDMLPWDDDRLKGSSSFEGHNLYRAKVASGYHHQIMRNALQRNNADGTYSEIASIAGVDATDWSWAPLFADLDLDARADLYITNGILRDVTDQDYIAFMADVETQEAMLTGDGVDFLQLIQAMPSTPLENLAFANVSGGDSVAFRRAPEWGLNEAGYSNGAATVDFDGDGDLDLIVNNVNAPVSLYENHAADRLGRRALAMALEGEGGNTGGIGAKVAVWNGGAVQVREAVPTRGFQSSVGPVLHVGLGEATAADSVVVRWPSGAVQVLADVPAGRITLREADASGAFRLLVPPATPAGPFRDVTAVAAPGWTHAASTGVDFDRELLMPRAYSADGPAAAVGDVDGDGADDLFVGGGAGQPGVLWLRRGDRFDLRTPDSFAAHAAADDVAAIFLDADGDGDLDLYVGSGGYTDPASPALRDRLYLGDGAGGFTEAGEGAIPTTTASTGTVAAADWDGDGDIDLFVGARVEAGAYGTSPRSALLRNDGRPGAARFVDVTRATAPGLDEAGMLASGLFADIDADGDPDLVTAGEWQPITVWTNDGGRFAPAPIAGTTGLWQGLTAADLDGDGDPDLVGANWGLNSRLRTEGGPLRLHVGDFDGNGRIDPLLSVMNGGRSLPFALRNELTGQLPSLKREYLTPSTYVGKRVEDLLTPAQLERATVFEASELASVVVLNEGDAWRVRRLPFEAQLSPMVALLALDADGDGALDLLMAGNRDALKPDLGRLAASAGAYLRGDGRGGFATVAGGVSGFVVRGETRQLVHLGGAGGDLVVAVRHGAAPVVFALDGAAP; this comes from the coding sequence ATGCGCCTGACTGCCTTTTCGTTGCTCGCTCTGCTCGGCCTCGGCGGCTGCAGCGGCGAGGCCGACCGCACCCTCTTCTCGTCGCTCGACGCGGCCGGTGCCGGTCTCGACTTCGAGAACCGGCTCGAGGAGAGCCAGGAGGTGAACGTGTTCACCTTCCGGCACTTCTTCAATGGGGCCGGGGTGGGGGTCGGCGACGTGGACGGGGACGGCCGGCCGGACGTGTTCCTGACCGCCAACCAGGGCCCGAACCGGCTCTTCCTGAACCGGACCGAGTCCGGCGGTCCCATCCAGTTCGAGGACGTGACCGAGGCCGCCGGGGTCGCGGGGACACGGGCCTGGAGCACCGGCGTCTCGGTGGCCGACGTGGACGGCGACGGGCGGCTCGATCTCTACGTCGCCAACGCGGGCGCCGTCGACGGCGGCGAGAGTGCCAACGAACTCTACCGCAACCTGGGGCCGGGGGCCGACGGGGTCCCCCGCTTCGAGGAGGTCGCCGAGGCCTGGGGCGTCGCCGACGAGGGCGTTTCGATCCACGGCGCCTTCTTCGACTACGACAGCGATGGGGACCTCGACCTGTACGTGCTCAACAACTCGTTCGAGGCGTCGTCGTCGTTCCGGATGGGCCTCCGCGACGCACGTGACCTGCGCGACGAGCGCGGCGGCGACCGCCTCTACCGCAACGACGCCGCGCCGGGCGAGGCGCCGCGGTTCGCCGACGTGAGTGCCGAGGCGGGGATCTACGGACCTGAGATCGCGCTCGGCCTCGGCGTCATGCTGGGCGACGTGGACGACGACGGGGACCTCGACGTCTACATCTCGAACGACTTCTTCGAGCGGGACTACTTCTACCTCAACCGCGGCGACGGCACCTTCGAGGAGGTGCTCGAGGGAGCGATGCCGGTCACGAGCCTCTCGTCGATGGGCGCCGACATGGCCGACCTCACCGGCGACGGTCGCCCCGAGGTGTTCACCGTCGACATGCTGCCGTGGGACGATGACCGGCTCAAGGGATCGTCCAGCTTCGAGGGCCACAACCTGTACCGCGCCAAGGTGGCCAGCGGGTACCACCACCAGATCATGCGCAACGCCCTCCAGCGCAACAACGCCGACGGGACGTACTCCGAGATCGCGTCCATCGCGGGTGTCGACGCGACCGACTGGAGCTGGGCGCCCCTCTTCGCAGACCTCGACCTGGACGCCCGCGCCGACCTCTACATCACCAACGGCATCCTCCGCGACGTCACCGATCAGGACTACATCGCCTTCATGGCCGATGTCGAGACGCAGGAGGCGATGCTGACCGGGGACGGGGTCGACTTCCTCCAGCTGATCCAGGCGATGCCGTCGACGCCGCTGGAGAACCTCGCCTTCGCGAACGTCTCCGGCGGCGACTCGGTGGCGTTCCGACGGGCGCCCGAGTGGGGGCTCAACGAGGCGGGCTACTCGAACGGCGCCGCGACCGTGGACTTCGACGGCGACGGCGACCTCGACCTGATCGTCAACAACGTCAACGCGCCGGTGTCGCTGTACGAAAACCACGCCGCCGACCGGCTGGGGCGGCGGGCGCTGGCGATGGCGCTGGAGGGCGAGGGCGGCAACACGGGCGGCATTGGCGCGAAGGTGGCCGTGTGGAACGGCGGCGCGGTGCAGGTCCGCGAGGCCGTCCCCACGCGCGGCTTCCAGTCGAGCGTGGGCCCCGTGCTGCACGTCGGGCTGGGGGAGGCGACCGCGGCCGACTCCGTCGTGGTCCGCTGGCCGAGCGGCGCCGTTCAGGTGCTGGCGGACGTGCCCGCGGGCCGCATCACGCTCCGCGAGGCTGACGCATCCGGTGCCTTTCGTCTGCTGGTGCCACCGGCCACACCGGCCGGCCCCTTCCGCGACGTGACTGCGGTGGCGGCGCCGGGGTGGACGCACGCTGCGAGCACGGGCGTCGACTTCGACCGCGAACTGCTCATGCCGCGCGCCTACTCGGCCGACGGCCCGGCGGCGGCCGTGGGCGACGTGGACGGCGACGGCGCCGACGACCTGTTCGTGGGGGGAGGCGCGGGCCAGCCGGGCGTGCTGTGGCTGCGGCGCGGCGACCGGTTCGACCTGCGGACCCCCGACTCCTTCGCAGCCCACGCCGCCGCCGACGACGTGGCCGCGATCTTCCTCGATGCCGATGGCGACGGTGACCTCGACCTGTACGTCGGGTCGGGTGGCTACACGGACCCGGCCAGCCCCGCGCTCCGCGACCGCCTCTACCTCGGCGACGGCGCGGGCGGCTTCACCGAGGCGGGCGAGGGCGCCATCCCCACGACGACCGCCAGCACCGGCACCGTCGCCGCGGCCGATTGGGATGGCGATGGCGACATCGACCTGTTCGTCGGCGCCCGCGTCGAGGCGGGCGCCTACGGCACGAGCCCGCGCAGCGCGCTCCTCCGCAACGACGGCCGTCCCGGCGCGGCCCGCTTCGTGGACGTGACGCGCGCCACCGCGCCGGGCCTCGACGAGGCCGGGATGCTCGCCAGCGGCCTCTTCGCCGACATCGACGCCGACGGCGACCCGGACCTCGTGACGGCGGGCGAGTGGCAGCCGATCACCGTCTGGACCAACGACGGCGGCCGATTCGCGCCCGCGCCCATCGCCGGCACTACGGGCCTGTGGCAGGGCCTGACCGCGGCCGACCTCGACGGGGACGGCGACCCGGACCTCGTCGGTGCCAACTGGGGGCTCAACAGCCGCCTCCGTACCGAAGGCGGTCCGTTGCGCCTCCACGTCGGCGACTTCGATGGGAACGGCCGCATCGACCCGCTGCTGTCGGTCATGAATGGGGGCCGGAGCCTGCCGTTCGCGCTCCGCAACGAACTGACAGGCCAGTTGCCGAGCCTCAAGCGCGAGTACCTCACGCCGTCGACCTATGTCGGCAAGCGCGTCGAGGACCTGCTGACGCCTGCGCAGTTGGAGCGCGCGACGGTGTTCGAGGCCTCCGAGCTGGCGTCCGTGGTGGTGCTCAACGAGGGGGACGCGTGGCGCGTCCGGCGGCTCCCGTTCGAGGCCCAGCTCTCCCCGATGGTCGCCCTGCTCGCGCTCGACGCCGACGGCGACGGCGCGCTCGACCTGCTGATGGCGGGCAACCGCGACGCCCTCAAGCCCGACCTCGGGCGGTTGGCGGCGTCGGCCGGGGCGTACCTGCGGGGCGATGGGCGGGGCGGCTTCGCGACCGTTGCCGGTGGCGTGAGCGGGTTCGTGGTGCGCGGCGAGACCCGCCAGCTGGTCCACCTCGGGGGGGCCGGGGGCGATCTCGTGGTGGCCGTCCGCCACGGCGCTGCACCGGTCGTGTTCGCGCTGGACGGGGCCGCGCCCTAG
- a CDS encoding RagB/SusD family nutrient uptake outer membrane protein: MNRLSTRARLAVLAGLLAPALGLAACTDLSVDPYSSVTPENFYQTDIEVVAALSPVYSQLRATLWDYHNMSQVTSDETIVPTRGGDWFDGGDWLSLHQHSWTPQLGFINGAWNTSYAGIARANSLLSDLQTIEVPNKDGLIAEIRGLRAFYYYTLLDLFGNVPLIGDEEGEFRVDPDNLPPTETRATVYQFVVDELEEIRADLPVAGAGNGGRFSQGAVDAMLANIYLNAEVFSGTTTAGGIQRGPQQYQKAIDAATRVINGPYALNQGSAAWFDQFSPTNQADEEHIFVVQHLGADGYGLNFPNRGLHYNSFAGGGWNGFSTIAETYGTFDADDPRVGIFAIGQAINYDTGEPINNRAGDPLIFDLDFENGVTPAGGGASEGDGVRIVKFPVDVNRETNGNNSNDYPYFRLAEMYLIRAEANLRLGNPGPALADINMLRARLSGDVDGDGTDDTPAPLTSVTLADILNERLFELTYEARRRQDLIRFDQFTQRDWSFKNGSQPFRVVFPIPQTQIDASDGLLMQNPGY; this comes from the coding sequence ATGAACCGACTCTCTACACGCGCCCGCCTGGCCGTGCTGGCTGGTCTCCTCGCCCCGGCCCTCGGGCTGGCGGCGTGCACCGACCTCTCGGTGGACCCGTACAGCTCCGTCACGCCGGAGAACTTCTACCAGACCGACATCGAGGTCGTCGCGGCCCTGTCCCCGGTCTACTCCCAGCTGCGCGCGACGCTCTGGGACTACCACAACATGAGCCAGGTCACGTCCGACGAGACCATCGTCCCGACGCGCGGTGGCGACTGGTTCGACGGTGGCGACTGGCTGTCGCTCCACCAGCACTCCTGGACGCCGCAGCTCGGCTTCATCAACGGCGCCTGGAACACGTCCTACGCAGGCATCGCCCGGGCGAACAGCCTGCTGAGCGACCTCCAGACGATCGAGGTCCCCAACAAGGACGGCCTCATCGCTGAGATCCGCGGCCTCCGCGCGTTCTACTACTACACGCTGCTCGACCTCTTCGGAAACGTCCCGCTCATCGGCGACGAGGAGGGCGAGTTCCGCGTCGACCCGGACAACCTGCCGCCGACGGAGACGCGCGCGACGGTGTACCAGTTCGTCGTCGACGAGCTCGAGGAGATCCGTGCCGACCTGCCGGTCGCAGGCGCGGGCAACGGCGGTCGCTTCTCGCAGGGCGCCGTCGACGCCATGCTGGCCAACATCTACCTCAACGCAGAGGTCTTCAGCGGCACCACGACAGCCGGCGGCATCCAGCGTGGCCCGCAGCAGTACCAGAAGGCCATCGACGCGGCGACCCGCGTGATCAACGGCCCGTACGCGCTCAACCAGGGCTCCGCCGCGTGGTTCGACCAGTTCTCGCCGACCAACCAGGCCGACGAGGAGCACATCTTCGTGGTGCAGCACCTCGGGGCCGACGGGTACGGGCTGAACTTCCCGAACCGCGGCCTCCACTACAACTCGTTCGCGGGTGGGGGCTGGAACGGCTTCTCGACGATCGCGGAGACCTACGGCACCTTCGACGCCGACGACCCGCGCGTCGGCATCTTCGCCATCGGTCAGGCGATCAACTACGACACCGGCGAGCCGATCAACAACCGGGCGGGCGATCCGCTGATCTTCGATCTCGACTTCGAGAACGGCGTGACTCCGGCGGGTGGCGGTGCCAGTGAGGGCGATGGCGTCCGCATCGTCAAGTTCCCGGTCGACGTCAACCGCGAGACCAACGGCAACAACAGCAACGACTACCCCTACTTCCGCCTCGCGGAGATGTACCTGATCCGGGCCGAGGCCAACCTCCGGCTGGGGAACCCCGGCCCGGCGCTCGCCGACATCAACATGCTGCGTGCGCGCCTCTCGGGCGACGTCGACGGCGACGGCACCGACGACACGCCGGCCCCGCTGACGTCGGTCACGCTCGCCGACATCCTCAACGAGCGGCTCTTCGAGCTGACCTACGAGGCGCGTCGCCGGCAGGACCTGATCCGGTTCGACCAGTTCACCCAGCGCGACTGGTCGTTCAAGAACGGCAGCCAGCCGTTCCGCGTGGTCTTCCCGATCCCGCAGACCCAGATCGACGCCTCGGACGGGCTGCTGATGCAGAACCCGGGCTACTAA